A section of the Tenrec ecaudatus isolate mTenEca1 chromosome 15, mTenEca1.hap1, whole genome shotgun sequence genome encodes:
- the LOC142427622 gene encoding lysine-specific demethylase 4D-like: MNFQDYRSQNSSLKIMTFRPTMEEFKDFIKYIAYMESQGAHRAGLAKIIPPKQWTARENYDDVDDILIASPVQQVTTGQTGVFLQYHKKKKSMTVEEYRHLANTDRYRTPTHRDVDDLERTYWKSRMYNSPIYGAGVCGSLFGENTEHWNLRHLGTIQDLLEQECGVVIKGVNTPYLYFGLWQTTFTWHTEDMDLYSINYLHFGEPKTWYAVPPEHGARLERLARELFPGSSSGCANFLRHKVALISPRVLRENGIPVGRITQGAGEFMVTFPYGYHAGFNHGFNCAESINFATLRWVNYGKAASQCSCGEARVTFPMDAFVRILQPERYELWKHGRDRTSLDHVEPTALTSPEWTAWKGARTRAMVKGRLRSFKPRRARRRSLTLAADSGLGGCALVCPRPTTHSWADSSTVQPEDPTCMGCSPTGSSVSLLPTSVPSAQYLQASPKGTRTRRPRDSDAHQQSVKSRAKSHTASTFVHLPTQALHENQQSTDDSGPRRFEIQHAVKASGCCCDPDLQPLGPPLNPDSLMHPGPCLKSLDNISVNLPDMLVLSPPNESLTSKTFSSYASVHSMAPLDPLGAIAMDPLKLL, from the coding sequence ATGAATTTCCAGGACTATCGAAGCCAGAACTCAAGCCTTAAAATCATGACTTTCCGGCCTACCATGGAAGAATTTAAGGATTTCATCAAATACATTGCTTACATGGAATCCCAAGGTGCCCACCGTGCAGGCCTGGCTAAGATAATCCCACCCAAACAGTGGACAGCCAGAGAGAACTATGACGATGTGGATGACATCCTCATAGCCAGTCCTGTGCAGCAGGTAACTACTGGGCaaacaggtgtctttttgcaataccataaaaagaagaaatccatGACCGTGGAGGAGTATCGCCACTTGGCCAACACTGACAGATACCGCACTCCCACACACCGGGATGTTGACGATTTGGAGCGGACCTATTGGAAGAGCCGCATGTACAattctcccatttatggggcTGGAGTATGTGGCTCCTTATTTGGTGAAAACACTGAGCATTGGAACCTCAGACACCTGGGGACGATCCAGGATCTGCTGGAGCAGGAGTGTGGAGTTGTCATCAAAGGCGTCAACACCCCCTACCTGTACTTTGGCCTGTGGCAGACCACCTTCACTTGGCACACGGAGGACATGGACCTGTACAGCATCAACTACCTGCACTTCGGGGAGCCCAAAACGTGGTATGCGGTGCCCCCTGAGCATGGAGCCCGGCTGGAGAGACTGGCCAGGGAGCTTTTCCCTGGCAGTTCCAGTGGCTGCGCGAACTTCCTGCGgcacaaggtggccctcatcTCACCCAGAGTCCTCAGGGAGAACGGCATTCCTGTTGGTCGGATCACCCAGGGAGCAGGCGAGTTCATGGTCACATTCCCCTATGGATACCACGCTGGCTTCAATCACGGTTTCAACTGTGCGGAATCCATCAACTTTGCCACCCTGCGCTGGGTTAATTACGGTAAAGCTGCTTCTCAGTGCAGCTGTGGGGAAGCCAGGGTCACATTTCCCATGGACGCCTTCGTGCGCATTCTGCAACCCGAGCGCTATGAGCTGTGGAAACACGGCAGGGACCGCACCTCCTTGGACCACGTGGAACCCACAGCACTGACCAGCCCGGAGTGGACGGCCTGGAAGGGAGCCAGGACTCGTGCAATGGTCAAGGGGCGTCTGCGGTCCTTTAAGCCACGCAGGGCCAGGCGTCGCTCTCTGACTCTGGCAGCagacagtgggcttgggggctgtgcactggtaTGTCCTCGTCCCACAACCCACTCCTGGGCAGACAGCTCTACTGTACAGCCTGAGGACCCTACCTGCATGGGTTGCAGTCCTACAGGATCCAGTGTCTCCCTACTTCCCACCTCAGTTCCATCTGCCCAGTATCTCCAGGCTTCACCAAAGGGTACTCGCACTAGGCGTCCTCGGGACTCCGATGCCCACCAGCAGTCTGTCAAGTCCAGGGCCAAGAGCCAcacagcaagcacatttgtacacctgcCCACACAGGCATTGCATGAGAATCAACAATCAACAGATGACTCTGGCCCTCGGAGATTTGAGATCCAGCATGCTGTTAAAGCTTCTGGGTGCTGCTGTGACCCCGATCTTCAGCCCTTGGGACCCCCACTGAATCCTGATTCTCTGATGCACCCTGGCCCCTGCCTGAAGTCACTGGACAACATCTCAGTGAATCTCCCGGACATGCTTGTGCTGAGTCCTCCTAATGAGTCTTTGACTTCTAAAACATTCTCCAGCTATGCCTCTGTGCACAGTATGGCACCTCTGGACCCCCTTGGTGCTATTGCTATGGACCCCCTTAAACTTCTATAG